The following DNA comes from Nocardioides sp. JQ2195.
CCTCCCCTGCGAGTGAGTCAGCGCGTCCCGTCGTCGGCCAGGGCACGCGCACGCAGCTCGTCCCACTTTGGGAAGTGGTTGCGCAGGGTGGGCCCGCTGGGCACACCATCACGTCCCTTGGCCCACTCGCGGTAGCCGCCGTAGGTACCCCGCGAGTCGGGCTCGGCCAGGTATGCCGCCACCGCCGCGACGATGGCCTCCGGGCTGAACGCGGGCTTCTTCGTGGTGCTCACGACGACGTCGAGCCCCGCTCGCTCGCATGCCACGTGCCACTTGCCGAAGCGTCGGATGATGCCGATCCCGGAGGCGCCGCCGTGGCCGGCCCGCCAGGTGTCGTAGGCCGCCACGGTGAGCGGCCCGTCGACGCCGGCGGCGGCGGCGCGGATGCCGGCCAGCATCTCGTCATCGGTGTAGGTCGGCTTCGCCATCTCGCCTCACTCCGGGCTCGAGGCTCGCCACTGGTCGACCATCCAGTGCCCGTCATCGTGGCTGACCGTGAGGTCCAGGGTCTGGTAGGTCGCCGGCTCCTCCACAGGCTCGGCGTCCTTGCTCTCGGTCACCGTCCGCCGGGCGACCTCCACATCGGCGATCACGTCGTACGTCGTCGCGTTGCCGGCGTGGTCTAGCACCTGGAGGCCGGCCACCGTGGCGTCGCCACCGCTGATCGATCCCCCGTCGTCGTGGACGCTCTCGATCCGGGTCGCCTGCTCGTCGCACGCGTCGCAGCCGTCGCCGGCGAGGTCGCGCAGCGTGGTGGTGTCACCGGTCTTCTCGGCGTGGCCCACCACCGCCCAGTAGTAGGTGATGAATGCCTTGGCCGCCCGCGCACCGGTGCCGGACATGGCGGCAGGCGGACCGGGTGCCGTCGCCCCCGCGGCCGTCTCGGACGGGCTGTCGCTCGAGTCCTCGTCGTCGCCGCTGCAGCCGGACGACGCCGCGAGCGCGACCGCGCAGGCCACCGCGACCACTCGGCGTACGCGTGTGGGGAGCATGCGCGCGATTGTGTCATCGCCGGACCCGCCCCGTTGCCGGCCTCACCGCAGCACCCCGGCGAGAACTTCCACGCGTCAAGAAAAATTGGTGAGCAATAGTCTCCAATTCGGTGGGTACCGCGTAACGTCACTCACACTCGATGACCGTTGCGCACGTCAGCAAGGGCGTGCGTCGACCCGGTCATCCCAGCAATTCTCCACTTGGGAGGGGTTGTCGAATGGATTCACTCAAGGACAGTTTCGAGAACGTCGACTGGGCCGGCCTTGCCGGCAAGGTCGTCGCCGCCATCGTCATACTGCTCATCACTTGGCTGCTGGCCAAGGTGATCAAGGCCGCGTTCGTGAAGGCCACCCAGAAGGTCTCCGTGCTGCAGAGGGCCGGGTCCGACGGTGAGAGCATCGGCGCCTCGTTGGGCACGATCGGGTCGCTGCTGGTCTGAATGTTCGGACTGCTGGCCCTGTTGC
Coding sequences within:
- a CDS encoding DUF6318 family protein, whose amino-acid sequence is MLPTRVRRVVAVACAVALAASSGCSGDDEDSSDSPSETAAGATAPGPPAAMSGTGARAAKAFITYYWAVVGHAEKTGDTTTLRDLAGDGCDACDEQATRIESVHDDGGSISGGDATVAGLQVLDHAGNATTYDVIADVEVARRTVTESKDAEPVEEPATYQTLDLTVSHDDGHWMVDQWRASSPE